A single Montipora foliosa isolate CH-2021 chromosome 7, ASM3666993v2, whole genome shotgun sequence DNA region contains:
- the LOC138010592 gene encoding uncharacterized protein codes for MTGLPVLKSKIKSAQLIHIGRFIFFAMLMTQCGFLTAYPAWYKQDARWIPVFLLYAPAVSYWIGCLLTQAKLVRMFFTWFLYVVIALIPMIATIFAVVVVGDDLNTKNLLGPNALKVMLCLTPLLFLLLVNTASDSDDEHKGYSSLVQRLSLQITIDLFDTVEMLDIALDEREDNHRTIPKGFAIAMVAVACFSFLLSLFQLAENKLEKGKHTRRDRTAIIRNVMQIFFVNSPFFFIRLIVFIQYKKDESIFMAKNGIAIFLSGLEIYWVRKKLSQVSQVPQPSSNV; via the coding sequence ATGACTGGTTTACCAGTGTTGAAGAGCAAGATCAAGTCAGCTCAACTCATCCATATAGGACGTTTCATATTTTTTGCGATGCTGATGACTCAGTGCGGTTTTCTTACAGCATATCCAGCATGGTACAAACAAGATGCACGCTGGATTCCTGTGTTTCTGTTATACGCTCCAGCAGTATCTTACTGGATCGGTTGCCTTCTTACGCAAGCAAAACTTGTCAGAATGTTCTTTACTTGGTTTTTGTACGTTGTGATCGCCTTGATTCCAATGATCGCTACCATTTTTGCTGTTGTCGTTGTCGGCGATGATCTTAACACGAAGAACCTGCTTGGTCCCAATGCCTTAAAAGTAATGCTGTGTTTAACGCCACTGCTATTCCTTTTGCTAGTCAACACGGCCTCGGATTCGGATGATGAACACAAGGGATACTCGTCACTTGTACAACGACTGTCTTTGCAAATCACCATCGACCTCTTCGATACAGTTGAGATGCTCGATATTGCATTAGACGAAAGAGAAGACAATCACAGGACCATTCCAAAAGGATTCGCTATAGCGATGGTCGCTGTAGCATGCTTCAGCTTTTTATTGTCTCTCTTTCAGTTGGCCGAAAACAAACTTGAGAAGGGGAAACACACACGACGCGATCGCACAGCAATAATACGCAATGTCATGCAAATCTTTTTTGTCAATTCACCGTTTTTTTTTATTCGCCTGATTGTCTTCATCCAATACAAAAAAGACGAGTCCATCTTTATGGCAAAGAATGGGATCGCTATTTTTCTTTCAGGCCTTGAAATCTACTGGGTCAGGAAGAAACTTTCGCAAGTTTCGCAAGTTCCGCAGCCTTCCTCGAATGTTTGA